From Acropora muricata isolate sample 2 chromosome 14, ASM3666990v1, whole genome shotgun sequence, one genomic window encodes:
- the LOC136898834 gene encoding serine palmitoyltransferase 1-like codes for MAGVEHCPTEGSPGSPYYFQLSYFTIYLTKGIEILEYYTKVPFYHVLFEAVLVIWIYRLITSKTFRFREQKIELTEKEEEELIEEWQPEPLVPATPTYDLDVITPKVVEGKPGHTLKIDDTECLNFATFNFLGFVGNDKIEDTAIKSLHRYGVGSCGPRGFYGTIDVHLELEERLAKYTRTEEAILYSYGFSTIASAIPAYSKRGDVVFCDKGVSFAIQKGLVASRSRVMWFEHNDMEDLERLLLEQKEKDEKNPKKASVTRRFLIVEGIYVNYGDIAPLPKLMELKYNYKVRIFIDESASFGVLGHTGRGLTEHFNVPIKEVDLVSVSMENSLATIGGFCCGTTFVVDHQRISGAGYCFSASLPPMLASAAIEALNIMEQKPDMFGDLREKAKLLHAELDGLQGLVCEGSEESPIKHLRLLEQLETIDDEEDKLKEIVAIALRNGVALTIARYLKDDEKFLPPPSIRVTVNVQLTKEEIKRGAQVIRQAAEQVFG; via the exons ATGGCTGGTGTTGAGCACTGTCCGACGGAAGGTTCTCCTGGATCGCCTTATTACTTTCAGCTCTCTTACTTTACGATTTATCTGACCAAAGGAATAGAAATCCTAGAATACTACACGAAG GTTCCGTTTTATCATGTTCTCTTTGAAGCTGTTCTAGTTATATGGATCTATAGACTTATTACAAGCAAAACGTTTCGATTCAGAGAGCAGAAAATTGAACTTACAGAAAAG GAAGAAGAGGAATTAATTGAAGAATGGCAGCCAGAGCCTCTGGTTCCTGCAACACCTACTTATGATTTAGATGTGATAACACCAAAAGTGGTTGAAGG AAAACCAGGGCACACCCTGAAAATAGATGACACGGAGTGcttgaattttgcaacatttaaCTTTCTTGGTTTTGTTGGAAATGACAAGATTGAG GACACAGCCATCAAAAGTCTTCACCGCTATGGTGTGGGTTCTTGTGGGCCTCGTGGCTTCTATGGGACAATAG ATGTCCATTTAGAGTTAGAGGAAAGACTGGCAAAGTATACTAGAACTGAAGAAGCCATTCTCTATTCCTATGGATTTTCAACTATAGCTAGTGCAATTCCAGCTTATTCTAAAAGGGGGGATGTAGTTTTCTG TGATAAAGGAGTTTCATTTGCAATCCAGAAAGGACTGGTGGCCTCAAGAAGTCGCGTCATGTGGTTTGAGCACAATGACATGGAGGATCTTGAGAGACTGTTGTTGGAACAGAAGGAAAAAGATGAGAAG AATCCCAAGAAAGCAAGTGTAACACGCCGATTCTTGATTGTAGAAGGAATTTATGTCAACTATGGCGATATCGCTCCTCTTCCAAAGCTG ATGGAACTCAAGTACAACTATAAAGTGAGAATCTTCATTGACGAGAGTGCATCATTTGGAGTTCTTGGACACACTGGTAGAGGATTGACAGAGCATTTCAATGTTCCT ATCAAGGAAGTGGATTTGGTATCTGTATCTATGGAGAATTCACTGGCTACCATCGGTGGATTCTGCTGTGGGACAACATTTGTTGTTGATCATCAG AGGATTTCTGGGGCTGGTTACTGCTTTTCAGCATCATTGCCTCCTATGTTGGCATCAGCCGCTATTGAAGCATTGAATATTATGGAGCAAAAACCAG aCATGTTTGGTGATCTCAGAGAGAAGGCCAAACTGCTTCATGCCGAGTTGGATGG ACTCCAGGGTCTGGTGTGTGAAGGATCAGAGGAGTCCCCAATCAAGCATTTGAGGCTGTTGGAACAACTGGAAACCATTGATGATGAAGAAGATAAACTCAAGGAAATTGTAGCCATT GCTTTGAGGAATGGTGTTGCTCTTACAATTGCAAGATATCTGAAAGATGATGAGAAGTTTCTGCCACCTCCAAG CATCCGAGTCACTGTGAATGTTCAGCTTACAAAGGAGGAAATTAAGCGTGGAGCTCAAGTTATCAGACAAGCAGCTGAACAAGTCTTCGGCTAA
- the LOC136898836 gene encoding histone H1-delta-like, which translates to MSESPKKAAAKPKKPAKPAEHPKYSEMIKAALVALKERKGCSRQAIEKYIKENYKVGDNVGPHLKMALKKGVASGVLVQPKGTGASGSFKLSKAEKEAKPKKKPAKKPAAKKPVAKKPKAAAKKPKKPAAKKAAAKKPAAKKPAKKPASKKPATPKKSKTKKTPTKKPAAKKPAKKSPKKAKK; encoded by the coding sequence ATGTCGGAATCTCCCAAGAAGGCTGCTGCCAAGCCAAAAAAGCCAGCGAAGCCCGCCGAGCATCCCAAATACAGCGAAATGATCAAGGCTGCGTTGGTAGCCCTGAAGGAACGCAAGGGTTGCTCTCGTCAGGCCATCGAGAAGTACATCAAAGAGAACTACAAGGTCGGTGACAATGTTGGGCCTCACTTGAAAATGGCACTGAAAAAAGGAGTAGCAAGCGGTGTCCTTGTTCAACCAAAAGGCACTGGAGCTTCGGGGTCCTTCAAACTCAGCAAAGCCGAGAAGGAAGCCAAGCCGAAGAAGAAGCCCGCCAAAAAACCCGCCGCCAAGAAGCCAGTCGCGAAGAAGCCTAAGGCAGCTGCCAAGAAACCTAAAAAGCCAGCAGCAAAGAAAGCAGCGGCTAAGAAGCCAGCGGCCAAGAAGCCAGCGAAGAAACCTGCTTCCAAAAAACCAGCAACTCCAAAGAAGTCGAAGACAAAGAAGACACCGACAAAGAAACCTGCAGCTAAGAAGCCTGCCAAGAAATCGCCAAAGAAAGCGAAGAAGTAA
- the LOC136897889 gene encoding histone H3 yields MARTKQTARKSTGGKAPRKQLATKAARKSAPATGGVKKPHRYRPGTVALREIRRYQKSTELLIRKLPFQRLVREIAQDFKTDLRFQSSAVMALQEASEAYLVGLFEDTNLCAIHAKRVTIMPKDIQLARRIRGERA; encoded by the coding sequence ATGGCCCGTACAAAGCAAACAGCCCGTAAATCCACCGGAGGAAAAGCTCCCCGTAAACAACTTGCCACCAAAGCAGCTCGCAAGAGCGCGCCAGCCACTGGTGGAGTGAAGAAGCCGCATCGTTACCGACCTGGAACAGTCGCACTTCGTGAGATCCGTCGGTACCAGAAATCCACTGAGTTGTTGATCCGCAAGCTTCCTTTCCAACGACTTGTCCGAGAAATCGCTCAAGACTTCAAGACCGATCTCCGCTTCCAGAGTTCCGCAGTGATGGCTCTTCAGGAAGCCAGCGAGGCCTACCTTGTTGGTTTGTTTGAAGATACCAACTTGTGCGCCATTCATGCCAAGCGTGTTACCATCATGCCCAAAGACATCCAGCTGGCTCGCCGAATCCGCGGAGAAAGAGCCTAA
- the LOC136897658 gene encoding phosphoglycerate kinase 1-like yields the protein MSFNKLSLASVDCKGKRVLMRVDFNVPLKGKEITNNQRIVAALQSIRYCLDNGAQSVVLMSHLGRPDGRVAEKYSLAPVVDELKKLLDKDVTFLPDCVGEKVEEACKDPNLGSVILLENLRFHVEEEGKGVDSDGNKVKASKEAVGKFCESLAKLGDIYVNDAFGTAHRAHGSMVGVNLPIKAAGFLMQKELVYFSKAMEKPDRPYLAILGGAKVADKILLIENLLDKVNDMIIGGGMAYTFVKVLHGMEIGKSLFDEAGSKIINKICDKAKEKGVNLHFPMDFVAASKFAEDAETAGATIESGIPVDWMGLDIGPQSLKKFQEVVMQAKTIIWNGPMGVFEMSKFEVGTKGIMDAVVAATKNGTVSIIGGGDTATCCVKYGTEELVSHVSTGGGASLELLEGKTLPGVAALSDA from the exons ATGTCCTTTAACAAATTATCTCTCGCTTCTGTGGATTGCAAAGGAAAGCGTGTTTTGATGCGCGTTGACTTCAATGTGCCtcttaaaggaaaagaaatcacCAACAACCAACGCATTGTAGCAGCCTTACAGAGTATTCGATATTGTTTGGATAATGGCGCTCAGAGCGTGGTGTTAATGAGTCACTTGGGACGACCAGATGGTAGAGTTGCCGAGAAATATTCCTTGGCACCAGTAGTCGATGAACTAAAGAAGCTCTTGGACAAGGACGTCACATTCCTGCCTGACTGTGTGGGTGAAAAAGTCGAAGAGGCGTGCAAAGATCCAAACCTTGGTTCTGTGATTTTACTGGAAAACCTACGTTTTCATGttgaagaagaaggaaaaggcGTTGACAGTGATGGAAACAAGGTGAAAGCAAGTAAAGAGGCTGTTGGCAAGTTCTGCGAATCCCTGGCGAAGCTAGGAGACATTTATGTCAATGATGCCTTTGGGACAGCTCATAGAGCTCATGGTTCTATGGTTGGAGTCAATTTGCCAATTAAGGCTGCTGGATTTCTTATGCAGAAGGAATTGGTGTATTTCTCAAAGGCAATGGAGAAGCCAGATCGTCCATACCTGGCAATCTTAGGAGGAGCTAAAGTCGCAGACAAGATTTTACTCATTGAGAACCTTCTGGATAAAGTCAATGACATGATTATTGGTGGTGGAATGGCATATACCTTTGTGAAAGTACTGCATGGCATGGAGATTGGCAAATCACTCTTTGACGAAGCAGGTTCCAAGATCATTAACAAGATCTGTGACAAAGCTAAAGAGAAGGGAGTGAACCTTCATTTTCCCATGGATTTTGTTGCCGCTAGCAAATTTGCAGAGGATGCAGAGACCGCCGGTGCGACGATTGAGTCTGGGATACCTGTGGACTGGATGGGCTTGGATATAGGGCCACAGAGTCTGAAGAAATTCCAAGAAGTGGTGATGCAAGCAAAAACCATTATCTGGAATGGTCCCATGGGTGTGTTTGAAATGTCCAAATTTGAAGTTGGAACCAAAGGTATCATGGATGCCGTTGTTGCAGCGACAAAGAATGGCACAGTTTCCATTATTGGTGGAGGCGATACAGCGACCTGCTGTGTAAAGTACGGAACAGAGGAACTGGTCAGCCACGTCAGCACAGGTGGTGGAGCCTCATTGGAGCTACTAGAAG GAAAAACTCTCCCTGGAGTGGCTGCTTTGTCTGATGCTTGA
- the LOC136898837 gene encoding MAP kinase-interacting serine/threonine-protein kinase 1-like: MAEIEELVHFSQNFKPQLTKDIESKEKESNVENSNQDHKTESIKCRDATENLCLKKENVIDNGGDIDPPIEDIFQPPPQAKKKKRKKKRASDSVSESFYDLYKVLDDVLGQGAHTTVKTCVKLTTNQEYAVKIIEKTAKLNRKRVLNEIELLYQCRKHKNIIDCVEFFEESDMFYLVFEKMRGGPLLKHIEKKKVFTEREAALVVKDIVTALDFLHKKGIAHRDLKPENILCAFENQITPVKICDFDLASGLDGLCAAVTTPELQTPVGSAEYMAPEVVEAFKTQATTYDKRCDLWSLGVILYIMLSGHPPFYGKCGTDCGWERGENCKSCLDMLMKRIQESVYDFPVKEWGGISLEAKDLISNLLVRDATKRYTAEMVLRHQWLQEASNTPLPTPTLLIRNMNALDLQEFAAEAVAMNRMFSESSAMNEDQNDDFVNNIKPRVFGLSPPSKSGLARRRAATSAKQLSSNSQSKEEGENGI; encoded by the exons ATGGCGGAAATCGAGGAGCTTGTACATTTTAGTCAAAACTTTAAG CCGCAGCTGACGAAAGATAtcgaaagcaaagaaaaag AAAGTAATGTTGAGAACAGCAACCAAGATCACAAGACAGAGTCTATCAAATGCAGAGATGCAACAGAGAATCTCTGTCTAAAGAAGGAGAATGTCATTGACAATGGAGGAGATATAGATCCTCCGATTGAAG ACATTTTTCAGCCACCAcctcaagcaaagaaaaagaaaagaaagaaaaaaagagcaagtGATAGCGTTTCTGAAAGCTTTTATG ATTTATATAAAGTTCTGGATGATGTCCTGGGCCAAGGAGCTCATACCACAGTTAAGACATGTGTGAAACTCACCACCAACCAGGAATATGCTGTTAAG ATCATTGAAAAGACAGCAAAGTTGAACAGGAAGCGTGTTCTAAATGAAATAGAGCTCCTTTATCAGTGTCGGAAACACAA GAACATCATTGACTGTGTTGAGTTTTTTGAGGAAAGTGATAT GTTTTATTTGGTATTTGAAAAGATGAGAGGAG GGCCTCTTCTTAAACACATTGAGAAGAAAAAAGTTTTCACTGAAAGGGAAGCTGCCTTGGTTGTGAAAGATATTGTGACTGCGCTAGATTTTCTTCACAAGAAAG GTATAGCCCACAGAGACTTAAAGCCAGAGAACATTCTTTGTGCATTTGAAAATCAG ATAACTCCAGTCAAAATATGCGATTTTGACCTGGCTAGTGGACTTGATGGTCTCTGTGCTGCAGTAACAACTCCAGAGCTTCAAACGCCA GTTGGCTCTGCTGAATATATGGCCCCTGAAGTCGTGGAAGCGTTTAAGACGCAAGCAACAACTTATGATAAACGTTGCGACTTATGGAGTCTTGGGGTCATTTT GTATATCATGTTGTCGGGTCACCCACCTTTCTACGGCAAATGTGGAACTGATTGTGGTTGGGAGAGGGGAGAAAACTGCAAATCTTGTCTG GATATGCTTATGAAGAGGATCCAAGAAAGTGTTTATGATTTCCCAGTTAAG gaatGGGGCGGCATTTCACTGGAGGCGAAGGATCTCATTTCAAATCTTTTGGTGCGAGATGCCACGAAACGGTACACTGCTGAGATGGTCTTACGACATCAGTGGCTTCAAGAG GCAAGCAACACTCCTTTGCCTACACCAACCTTATTAATAAG GAACATGAATGCTCTTGACCTGCAAGAATTTGCGGCTGAAGCAGTGGCCATGAACCGAATGTTTTCAGAATCATCTGCAATGAATGAGGATCAGAATGACGACTTTGTAAACAACATCAAGCCACGAGTGTTTGGGCTCTCGCCCCCTTCAAAGTCGGGTTTAGCGCGACGAAGGGCGGCGACTTCTGCTAAGCAGCTGTCATCTAATTCTCAAAGCAAAGAGGAAGGAGAAAATGGCATTTAA